From Dietzia sp. ANT_WB102, a single genomic window includes:
- a CDS encoding biotin-dependent carboxyltransferase family protein — translation MQDLGRPGHASLGVTASGAADRAAAATALRAVGTDPSAAVLEVLLGGLTVMTDAPAIVAVTGAEALVVVVTPDGSRRTSATGEVLRLDAGATLEIGRPVTGVRTYVGVRGGIDVPAVLGSRSRDTLSGLGPPPVMAGDVLGVGDAVVGPWADGWQAAAGRDAGTGGRQPVDLDVIPGPRDDLFPPDAWDVLAATGHVSGHADRVGVRIDPARPVPRLDAREIPSEGMVRGAVQIPSDGSPVVFGPDHPVTGGYPVIGVLTARSADQISQILPGTPVRLRRLRGVGD, via the coding sequence GTGCAGGATCTCGGACGCCCGGGCCACGCCTCCCTCGGGGTGACGGCCTCCGGGGCAGCGGACCGCGCCGCCGCGGCCACAGCGCTGCGGGCCGTCGGCACCGATCCGTCGGCCGCCGTGCTCGAGGTGCTGCTCGGCGGGCTGACGGTCATGACGGACGCCCCTGCGATTGTCGCGGTCACGGGGGCGGAGGCGCTCGTCGTCGTCGTCACCCCGGACGGCTCCCGACGCACTTCCGCTACCGGCGAGGTCCTCCGGCTCGACGCCGGGGCCACGCTGGAGATCGGTCGGCCCGTCACGGGGGTGCGCACCTACGTCGGCGTGCGCGGGGGGATCGACGTGCCGGCGGTGCTGGGCAGTCGATCGCGCGACACCTTGTCCGGGCTGGGCCCGCCGCCCGTCATGGCTGGTGACGTACTGGGTGTCGGCGACGCCGTCGTGGGGCCGTGGGCCGACGGGTGGCAGGCTGCCGCAGGCCGAGACGCGGGCACCGGCGGGCGCCAGCCCGTCGACCTCGACGTCATCCCCGGACCGCGCGACGACCTGTTTCCGCCCGACGCATGGGACGTACTCGCGGCGACCGGGCATGTCAGCGGGCATGCCGACCGCGTCGGAGTCCGCATCGACCCCGCGCGCCCCGTACCGCGGCTCGACGCCCGCGAGATCCCCAGCGAGGGCATGGTGCGCGGCGCCGTGCAGATCCCCTCCGACGGGTCACCCGTCGTGTTCGGCCCCGACCATCCCGTCACCGGCGGCTACCCGGTCATCGGCGTGCTCACCGCCCGTTCGGCGGACCAGATCTCGCAGATCCTGCCAGGAACGCCCGTGAGACTGCGCAGGCTGCGGGGGGTCGGCGACTAG
- a CDS encoding adenylosuccinate synthase, translating to MPAIVLIGAQWGDEGKGKATDILGGRVEYVVKPNGGNNAGHTVVVGGEKYELKLLPAGILSPTAVPVIGNGVVVNLEALFAEIDGLEARGADTSRLRISADAHLVAPYHQALDKVTERFLGKKAIGTTGRGIGPTYADKVSRVGIRVQDIFDESILRQKIEGSLHLKNQILVKIYNRRAVEVEEMVEYFLSYADRLRPLVCDSALMLNQALDRGESVLMEGGQATMLDVDHGTYPFVTSSNPTAGGACVGAGVGPTRITHSLGIVKAYTTRVGAGPFPTELFDKWGEYLQVTGGEVGVNTGRTRRCGWYDAVIARYAARVNGFTDYFLTKLDVLTGIGEIPICVAYDVDGVRHDEMPMTQTDFHHATPIYETMPGWDEDITGAREFSDLPQAARDYVLRLEELAGCHMSYIGVGPGRDQNVVRRDILG from the coding sequence ATGCCAGCGATCGTTCTGATCGGCGCCCAGTGGGGCGACGAGGGCAAGGGTAAGGCCACCGACATCCTGGGCGGCCGCGTCGAGTACGTGGTCAAGCCCAACGGCGGTAACAACGCGGGCCACACCGTAGTGGTGGGCGGCGAGAAGTACGAGCTCAAGCTCCTTCCCGCTGGAATCCTCTCGCCCACGGCCGTGCCGGTGATCGGCAACGGCGTGGTGGTCAACCTCGAGGCGCTCTTCGCCGAGATTGACGGTCTCGAGGCCCGCGGCGCCGACACCTCGCGCCTGCGGATCTCCGCCGACGCCCACCTCGTGGCGCCGTACCATCAGGCGCTCGACAAGGTCACCGAGCGCTTCCTCGGCAAAAAGGCCATCGGCACCACCGGCCGCGGAATCGGCCCGACCTACGCCGACAAGGTCTCGCGGGTGGGCATCCGCGTACAGGACATCTTCGACGAATCGATCCTGCGTCAGAAGATCGAGGGATCGCTGCACCTCAAGAACCAGATCCTCGTGAAGATCTACAACCGTCGCGCGGTTGAGGTGGAGGAGATGGTCGAGTACTTCCTCTCCTACGCCGACCGGCTGCGGCCCCTGGTGTGCGATTCCGCGCTGATGCTCAATCAGGCGTTGGACCGCGGCGAGTCCGTCCTCATGGAGGGCGGGCAGGCCACCATGCTCGACGTGGACCACGGCACCTACCCATTCGTCACCTCGTCCAACCCCACCGCCGGCGGCGCCTGCGTGGGGGCGGGCGTCGGCCCCACCCGGATCACCCACTCGCTGGGGATCGTCAAGGCTTACACCACTCGCGTCGGAGCCGGGCCGTTCCCCACCGAACTGTTCGACAAGTGGGGCGAGTACCTGCAGGTCACCGGCGGCGAGGTGGGCGTCAACACCGGCCGCACCCGACGCTGCGGTTGGTACGACGCCGTGATCGCCCGCTACGCCGCGCGCGTCAACGGCTTCACCGACTACTTCCTCACCAAACTTGACGTGCTCACCGGCATCGGCGAAATCCCGATCTGCGTGGCCTACGACGTGGACGGCGTCCGGCACGACGAGATGCCCATGACGCAGACCGACTTCCACCACGCCACGCCGATCTACGAGACCATGCCCGGCTGGGACGAGGACATCACCGGGGCGCGCGAGTTCAGCGACCTGCCGCAGGCGGCCCGCGACTATGTGCTTCGGCTCGAGGAGCTCGCCGGCTGCCACATGTCCTACATCGGCGTGGGCCCCGGCCGCGACCAGAACGTGGTCCGGCGCGACATCCTGGGGTAG
- a CDS encoding CaiB/BaiF CoA-transferase family protein: MTTSSSGPLAGIRVVELNGIGPGPHACMMLADLGADVVTVMRPGELAKSVDGWAHVTRRGRTVVEANLKSEEGLAQVRGLINKADVLVEGFRPGVTERMGLGPDECLERNPKLVYARMTGWGQHGPLAQTAGHDLNYISLTGHLNATARKGERPVPPLNLVGDFGGGSMFLIQGILAAIIERSTSGKGQVIDAAMTDGASVLGQFQWAMRARGQWSDVAGTNMLDTGYPFYDVYTCSDGKFMAVGCLEPQFYAEFARLLGIDGEGMPGQFDFDRWDELRKIIAGKFAEKTRDEWAEVFYGTDACTTPVLTYTEALDHPHNQARETFVEVNGDMGPSPAPRFSRTPAAPVPAAPPTEVTTIDQVWA, from the coding sequence ATGACCACTTCCTCCTCCGGCCCCCTCGCCGGCATCCGCGTCGTCGAACTCAACGGCATCGGACCGGGCCCCCACGCCTGCATGATGCTGGCCGACCTTGGCGCCGACGTCGTGACCGTCATGCGACCCGGCGAGTTGGCCAAGTCGGTCGACGGATGGGCGCATGTCACCCGTCGCGGCCGGACGGTTGTGGAGGCCAACCTCAAGAGCGAAGAGGGGCTGGCCCAGGTGCGCGGACTCATCAACAAGGCCGACGTGCTGGTCGAGGGCTTCCGACCCGGGGTCACCGAGCGAATGGGCCTGGGCCCCGACGAATGCCTCGAGCGCAACCCGAAGCTGGTCTACGCCCGCATGACCGGCTGGGGCCAGCACGGCCCCCTCGCGCAGACCGCCGGCCACGACCTCAACTACATCTCCCTGACCGGCCATCTCAACGCCACCGCCCGCAAGGGTGAGCGCCCCGTGCCGCCGCTCAACCTCGTCGGCGACTTCGGCGGCGGGTCGATGTTCCTCATCCAGGGCATCCTCGCCGCGATCATCGAGCGGTCCACCTCTGGCAAGGGGCAGGTCATCGATGCCGCCATGACCGATGGCGCCTCCGTGCTGGGCCAGTTCCAGTGGGCGATGCGTGCCCGCGGCCAGTGGTCGGACGTCGCCGGGACCAACATGCTCGACACGGGCTACCCGTTCTACGACGTCTACACCTGCTCGGACGGCAAGTTCATGGCCGTGGGCTGCCTCGAGCCGCAGTTCTACGCCGAGTTCGCCCGACTGCTGGGCATCGACGGCGAGGGAATGCCCGGCCAGTTCGACTTCGATCGATGGGACGAGCTGCGGAAGATCATCGCCGGGAAGTTCGCGGAGAAGACCCGCGACGAGTGGGCCGAGGTCTTCTACGGCACCGACGCGTGCACCACCCCGGTCCTGACCTACACCGAGGCCCTCGATCACCCCCACAACCAGGCTCGGGAGACGTTCGTCGAGGTCAACGGAGATATGGGTCCCTCGCCGGCGCCACGCTTCTCGCGCACCCCCGCCGCCCCGGTTCCCGCGGCGCCTCCGACTGAGGTCACCACGATCGACCAGGTCTGGGCCTGA
- the purT gene encoding formate-dependent phosphoribosylglycinamide formyltransferase produces MTSAHDPLAPPAVDRFGTPGTPDATRVMLLGSGELGKEVTIALQRLGIEVIAVDRYDGAPAHQVAHRSHTIDMTDGDEVRRVVELEKPQVILPEIEAIATAALAEIEKDGLARVVPTARAVQLTMDREGIRRLAAEELGLPTSRYAFASSLEELREACTMVGFPCLVKPTMSSSGKGQSSLNGPDDLQAAWEYAQSGARVQGARVIVESFVDFEYEITLLTVRSVDPATGEIRTDFCEPIGHRQERGDYVESWQPQVMTQDAYDSARSVAARVTGALGGVGVFGVELFVKGVDVYFSEVSPRPHDTGLVTMGSQVLSEFEMHARAVLGLPIVTTMSSPGASAVIYGGADGEGVGFEGVASALAVPEADIRLFGKPSASEYRRMGVAVATAEDVDLARERAREAASRVRVVRAG; encoded by the coding sequence ATGACCAGCGCGCATGATCCTCTGGCCCCTCCAGCCGTGGACCGCTTCGGCACCCCCGGCACGCCCGACGCCACCCGCGTCATGCTGCTGGGCTCAGGGGAGCTGGGCAAGGAGGTCACGATCGCGCTGCAGCGGCTCGGCATCGAGGTCATCGCGGTCGACCGCTATGACGGCGCCCCCGCCCATCAGGTGGCGCACCGCAGCCACACGATCGACATGACAGACGGTGACGAGGTACGTCGGGTCGTGGAGCTGGAGAAGCCGCAGGTGATCCTCCCGGAGATCGAGGCCATCGCCACGGCCGCACTCGCGGAAATCGAGAAGGACGGTTTGGCCCGGGTCGTCCCGACTGCCCGCGCTGTGCAGCTGACCATGGACCGTGAGGGCATCCGCCGACTCGCCGCCGAGGAGCTGGGGCTTCCCACCAGCAGGTATGCTTTCGCTTCCTCGCTGGAGGAGCTGCGCGAGGCGTGCACGATGGTCGGGTTCCCGTGCCTGGTCAAGCCCACCATGTCGTCGTCAGGCAAGGGCCAGTCCTCTCTGAACGGCCCCGATGACTTGCAGGCGGCGTGGGAATACGCGCAGTCCGGCGCCCGCGTTCAGGGGGCGCGCGTGATCGTGGAGTCGTTCGTCGACTTCGAGTACGAGATCACCCTGTTGACGGTCCGCAGCGTCGATCCCGCCACCGGTGAGATCCGCACGGACTTCTGCGAGCCCATCGGCCACCGCCAAGAGCGCGGCGACTACGTCGAGTCCTGGCAGCCGCAGGTCATGACGCAGGACGCCTACGACTCGGCGCGCTCGGTCGCCGCACGGGTCACGGGTGCGCTCGGCGGCGTCGGCGTGTTTGGCGTGGAACTGTTCGTCAAGGGCGTCGACGTCTACTTCTCGGAGGTCAGCCCCCGCCCCCACGACACCGGTCTGGTGACGATGGGCAGTCAGGTGCTCAGTGAGTTCGAGATGCACGCCCGCGCGGTGCTCGGTCTGCCCATCGTCACGACCATGTCCAGCCCGGGCGCGTCCGCGGTGATCTACGGAGGCGCAGACGGCGAAGGGGTCGGCTTCGAGGGAGTGGCCAGCGCGCTCGCCGTGCCCGAGGCGGACATCCGACTGTTCGGCAAGCCCTCCGCCAGCGAGTACCGCCGCATGGGCGTGGCCGTTGCGACCGCCGAGGACGTGGACCTCGCCCGTGAGCGGGCGCGCGAAGCGGCCTCGCGGGTGCGGGTGGTGCGAGCGGGCTGA
- a CDS encoding allophanate hydrolase subunit 1, translated as MTTTRIRRCGETALLVDCAELSEAVSLAGRIEQWRPDAVDVVAATRTVLVTVRDAAALPGLRRRLEALLAAAHTESGRTGDAVDSGHAGHAVTIDVRYDGPDLAAVADHAGMSTETLVRTHTSITWRAAFGGFAPGFFYLVDAREVDTREVDTTEQDAAGVPSAEPALPAVPRLSSPRARVPAGSVGLADHFCAVYPGASPGGWQLLGTTDAQLWDIGQPRPALLAPGVTVRFREIGGRSR; from the coding sequence ATGACGACGACGAGGATCCGCCGCTGCGGAGAGACCGCGCTACTGGTCGACTGTGCCGAACTGTCCGAGGCGGTCTCGCTGGCCGGGAGGATCGAGCAGTGGCGACCGGATGCTGTCGATGTGGTGGCGGCGACCCGCACCGTGCTGGTGACCGTGCGCGATGCCGCCGCGTTGCCTGGGCTGCGGCGGCGGCTCGAGGCTCTTCTCGCCGCAGCCCACACCGAGTCGGGACGCACTGGGGATGCGGTGGACTCGGGGCACGCCGGGCACGCGGTGACGATCGACGTCCGCTATGACGGTCCGGACCTGGCCGCGGTCGCCGACCACGCGGGGATGTCCACCGAGACGCTCGTCCGTACCCACACCTCGATCACGTGGCGGGCCGCGTTCGGAGGCTTCGCGCCGGGCTTCTTCTACCTCGTCGACGCCCGGGAGGTGGATACGCGGGAGGTGGACACGACTGAGCAGGACGCGGCCGGGGTCCCGTCGGCGGAGCCCGCCCTTCCCGCGGTACCGCGACTGAGCTCCCCGCGGGCGAGGGTCCCGGCCGGGTCGGTGGGCCTGGCGGACCACTTCTGTGCCGTCTACCCCGGAGCCTCACCAGGCGGTTGGCAGCTGCTGGGCACCACCGACGCCCAGCTCTGGGACATCGGGCAGCCCCGACCCGCTCTACTCGCCCCCGGGGTTACCGTCCGGTTCCGCGAGATCGGCGGGCGTTCCCGTTGA
- a CDS encoding DUF1648 domain-containing protein, with translation MTTTRSAADDARDLPREPTAPWIRVLVAGLSIIWLGVLAWQVAVLPDRVPTHFGPGGEPDGWSSKVGALAFSALGPLFALPLPLVSLLVLRWPGLINSPNKQWWTATAARLRRFERLIREDLWLIAAVILVTLIGVQVGITGAALTPDGHLPGVWIAGPLIVVFVGTGVVLARMYGGRYEEQVDLQ, from the coding sequence GTGACGACGACGAGGTCCGCAGCTGATGACGCCCGTGATCTGCCGAGGGAACCGACAGCGCCGTGGATCCGGGTGCTGGTCGCCGGATTGTCGATCATCTGGCTGGGGGTGCTGGCCTGGCAGGTCGCGGTCCTGCCCGACCGGGTCCCCACGCATTTCGGCCCGGGCGGTGAACCGGACGGCTGGTCGAGCAAGGTGGGCGCGCTCGCGTTCTCCGCTCTCGGGCCGCTGTTCGCCTTGCCGCTGCCGCTGGTGTCCTTGCTCGTCCTGCGCTGGCCGGGGCTGATCAATTCCCCAAACAAGCAGTGGTGGACGGCCACCGCGGCGCGGTTGCGCAGATTCGAGCGGCTGATACGTGAGGATCTCTGGCTGATCGCGGCCGTGATTCTAGTAACGCTCATCGGCGTCCAGGTGGGGATCACCGGGGCCGCGCTGACCCCCGACGGACACCTGCCGGGTGTGTGGATCGCCGGTCCACTGATTGTGGTGTTCGTGGGAACCGGTGTGGTCCTGGCGAGGATGTACGGCGGCCGCTATGAGGAGCAAGTCGACCTCCAGTGA
- a CDS encoding LamB/YcsF family protein, with translation MAGQSGRIDLNCDLGEARRGTPRWSASLAPNAGPDPDDAALLEVVTSANVACGFHAGNRPTMNATAVAAAERGVALGAHPSYRDGANFGRIEHDLDREEVARLVEFQLVELDMAARRHGTRVRYLKPHGALYNRIVRDSAQAAGVVDAVLRYAELAREEPLPILGLPGAVVLSHAAAAGVPTVTEAFADRGYRPDGTLVPRREPGAVITDADEVADRVVAMATGRSIATAEGAQIVVTAASVCIHGDTPGAVDLARRVRVSLESAGVEVASFAAPRGARGRGAAVDGSAGEPGAG, from the coding sequence GTGGCTGGACAGTCGGGCAGGATCGATCTCAACTGCGACCTCGGTGAGGCTCGCCGTGGGACGCCGCGGTGGTCGGCGTCGCTGGCGCCGAATGCCGGCCCCGATCCCGATGATGCCGCCCTGCTGGAGGTGGTGACCTCAGCCAACGTCGCGTGCGGCTTCCACGCCGGCAACCGGCCCACCATGAACGCCACGGCCGTTGCCGCGGCCGAGCGGGGGGTCGCCCTCGGCGCTCACCCCTCTTATCGGGACGGCGCGAACTTCGGGCGGATCGAGCACGACCTGGACCGCGAGGAGGTTGCCCGGCTGGTGGAGTTCCAGCTGGTCGAGCTCGACATGGCGGCGCGTCGGCACGGGACGCGGGTCCGCTACCTCAAGCCCCACGGGGCGCTCTACAACCGTATCGTCCGTGACTCGGCGCAGGCCGCAGGAGTGGTGGACGCCGTGCTGCGGTACGCAGAACTCGCCCGGGAGGAGCCGCTACCCATTCTCGGACTGCCCGGCGCGGTGGTGCTCTCCCATGCTGCGGCGGCGGGCGTTCCCACGGTGACGGAGGCGTTCGCCGACCGCGGGTACCGGCCCGACGGCACGCTGGTGCCCCGCAGGGAGCCGGGCGCCGTGATCACCGATGCCGACGAGGTCGCCGACCGGGTGGTGGCGATGGCGACAGGCCGGTCCATCGCCACCGCCGAGGGGGCGCAGATCGTGGTGACCGCCGCGTCGGTGTGCATCCACGGCGACACCCCCGGCGCTGTCGACCTGGCCCGCCGCGTGCGCGTCTCGCTCGAGTCGGCCGGGGTGGAGGTGGCGTCCTTCGCCGCGCCGCGGGGCGCGCGGGGCCGCGGCGCGGCGGTGGACGGTTCAGCGGGGGAGCCGGGCGCGGGATGA
- a CDS encoding GntR family transcriptional regulator: MSGSGVGSRVDGIVLALDPDSTDPPFRQLKSQIVEAVSRGQLTTGTRLPAVRKLADEVGISSATAAKVYRELEEAGVLEGRGRSGTFVAASDVHAAALVRSAAEFAERAAGAGFDVDEAVSAVRSAFDQLSHAFHPRSIDSP; encoded by the coding sequence ATGAGCGGATCGGGGGTCGGGTCACGAGTTGATGGAATAGTTCTGGCTCTGGACCCCGACTCGACCGATCCGCCGTTTCGCCAACTCAAGTCGCAGATCGTCGAGGCCGTGAGCCGAGGCCAACTCACCACCGGCACCCGACTACCTGCGGTACGGAAGCTGGCTGACGAGGTCGGAATCTCGTCCGCGACCGCGGCCAAGGTCTACCGTGAACTCGAGGAGGCCGGTGTCCTCGAGGGCCGCGGGCGCTCGGGGACGTTCGTTGCCGCCTCCGACGTGCACGCCGCAGCCCTTGTTCGGTCTGCGGCGGAATTCGCGGAGCGGGCGGCGGGCGCCGGCTTCGATGTTGATGAGGCTGTCTCGGCCGTCCGCAGTGCTTTCGACCAGCTCAGCCATGCCTTCCATCCGCGGTCTATCGACTCCCCGTGA
- a CDS encoding alpha/beta hydrolase, which produces MSPARQAEALVVAIDLAESRAASVGRRIAEAAEDLDSVARRLGRAGPDGGWSGHSGARARDHAGDVATEARVLSGNCLYLADVLRAEGSRLARSVINWSDDELATPGSGDSRAVEESDRGLALRLKEAADYLAGQADPATRPCLDLSGSTDDDPRAVAGLWHSLGPADRARLARDHPELGSVAGLSSATRDSINRTRLRRLIDAVGGRAGGDELAGPAPALAALAAHLEADPRRHLLDLHLDGRAVVASADPDSADRVVTFIPGTGSSLEVLGRTSERAEAMCAEVESCVAVSWQGYEAPADLAAAGSSAGPAWKHAADLRTFAAGLDEVERMDGDDSPHAVVGYSYGSVVLGAAAAEPRGVAADLMIHVGSPGAGVDSLAEQWVDDGGVARPAGEQDVAGVVSRWDPVPWWSMTGVLGGRPGTGEFGGIAVDVTEPGSGPKAVSSAHSRYFDPGTVSLTEIGRLIAEAY; this is translated from the coding sequence GTGTCGCCGGCGCGGCAGGCTGAGGCGTTGGTCGTGGCGATCGACCTCGCCGAGTCACGGGCGGCGTCGGTGGGCCGCCGGATCGCCGAAGCCGCCGAGGACCTGGACTCGGTCGCGCGCAGGCTCGGGCGCGCGGGACCCGACGGCGGGTGGTCAGGTCACTCCGGTGCCCGGGCGCGCGACCATGCGGGCGACGTCGCCACCGAAGCGAGGGTGCTCTCGGGGAACTGCCTGTACCTGGCTGACGTGCTGCGGGCCGAGGGATCCCGGTTGGCACGGTCGGTGATCAACTGGAGCGATGACGAGCTCGCGACGCCCGGCTCCGGCGACTCGAGGGCGGTGGAGGAGTCGGACCGGGGCCTCGCGTTGCGCCTGAAGGAGGCCGCCGACTACCTCGCCGGGCAGGCGGATCCCGCGACCCGGCCGTGCCTCGACCTGTCCGGATCGACCGACGACGACCCACGGGCGGTCGCCGGGCTGTGGCATTCGCTCGGCCCTGCGGACCGTGCTCGGCTCGCCCGCGACCATCCGGAGCTGGGGTCGGTGGCAGGCCTGTCCTCGGCCACGCGGGACTCGATCAATCGGACCCGGCTGCGTCGCCTGATTGACGCGGTGGGGGGCCGCGCCGGCGGGGACGAACTTGCAGGTCCGGCGCCAGCCCTAGCGGCGCTCGCGGCGCATCTCGAGGCCGATCCGCGGCGGCATCTGCTCGACCTGCATCTGGACGGTCGCGCGGTGGTCGCGAGCGCCGACCCGGACAGCGCAGACCGGGTGGTCACGTTTATTCCGGGCACGGGATCCTCGCTCGAGGTGCTCGGACGTACCAGCGAACGGGCGGAGGCGATGTGCGCGGAAGTCGAGTCGTGCGTCGCGGTGTCGTGGCAGGGCTACGAGGCGCCGGCCGACCTCGCTGCGGCCGGATCCTCCGCGGGCCCTGCGTGGAAGCACGCCGCGGACCTGCGCACCTTCGCGGCGGGGCTGGACGAGGTCGAGCGCATGGACGGCGACGACTCCCCACATGCTGTCGTCGGGTACAGCTACGGCTCGGTGGTCCTCGGGGCTGCCGCCGCAGAGCCGCGCGGGGTGGCGGCCGATCTGATGATCCACGTCGGCAGCCCCGGCGCGGGTGTCGATTCGCTCGCCGAGCAGTGGGTGGACGACGGCGGCGTCGCGCGCCCGGCGGGGGAGCAGGATGTGGCCGGCGTCGTCTCGCGATGGGACCCGGTGCCGTGGTGGTCGATGACCGGAGTGCTGGGCGGGCGGCCGGGAACCGGGGAGTTCGGCGGGATCGCGGTCGACGTCACCGAACCGGGCTCGGGACCGAAGGCCGTGAGCAGCGCGCACTCCCGCTACTTCGACCCGGGCACGGTGTCATTGACCGAGATCGGCAGGCTCATCGCCGAGGCTTACTGA
- a CDS encoding aromatic acid exporter family protein, with protein MSQTRTPPRLSAWRDRLDARALGVYAALPVPLRARTRRLAYAFLPILQCGLAAGIAWFIANDLLEHARPFFAPVAAAIALGTGMGPRLRRGVELVFGVVVGVGLGDLLIGQIGSGSWQIMVVVVIAMSVAVFLDRGPLVGSQAASSAILVATLLPPGSAEGYDRMVDAAVGGVVAIAAMALIPVHPLRRARREAASLLGVASSVLAEVSHGLEQRDSQVIRAALQDARDTQPAIDAIEEQLAGARELVRISPFYSRRRPEEVELSRVLNPLDNGIRNIRVLARRAIVAVDDQVDVPPALSSLIGTLGHSIEVLARRMIADSDAPSAAEVHRELRAVSARAKRELVAGSGLTETVMLAQIRSILVDLLQVAGLSKISALAALPPTVRTPAVAPELLEEWPDSPDRPTPMMPPLRATRASMARYDGRKKSS; from the coding sequence ATGAGTCAGACCCGCACGCCGCCGCGTCTCTCGGCCTGGCGTGACCGCCTAGACGCCCGTGCACTGGGCGTCTACGCGGCGCTACCGGTTCCGCTGAGAGCGCGGACCCGGCGACTGGCGTACGCGTTCCTGCCGATCCTGCAGTGCGGGCTGGCGGCCGGGATCGCATGGTTCATCGCCAATGACCTCCTTGAGCACGCGCGTCCGTTCTTCGCCCCCGTTGCCGCGGCGATCGCGTTGGGTACCGGGATGGGACCTCGACTGCGCCGCGGAGTCGAGTTGGTGTTCGGCGTGGTCGTGGGTGTCGGGCTCGGGGACCTGCTCATCGGTCAGATCGGCTCGGGCTCGTGGCAGATCATGGTGGTCGTGGTGATCGCCATGTCGGTCGCCGTGTTCCTCGACCGCGGCCCGCTCGTGGGGTCGCAGGCCGCGTCCTCGGCGATACTCGTGGCGACCCTGCTCCCACCGGGTAGCGCCGAGGGGTACGACCGCATGGTCGACGCCGCAGTCGGCGGTGTGGTGGCGATCGCCGCGATGGCACTCATACCCGTGCATCCGCTGCGCCGCGCCCGGCGCGAGGCGGCGTCGCTGCTGGGGGTGGCGTCGTCGGTGCTGGCGGAGGTGTCGCACGGACTGGAGCAGCGGGACTCACAGGTGATCCGCGCCGCTTTGCAGGACGCACGCGACACCCAGCCTGCGATCGATGCGATTGAAGAGCAGCTCGCCGGGGCCCGCGAGCTGGTACGCATCTCGCCCTTCTATAGTCGCCGGCGACCAGAGGAAGTCGAGCTCTCACGCGTGCTCAACCCGCTCGACAACGGCATCCGGAACATCCGGGTGTTGGCGCGGCGCGCGATCGTGGCGGTGGACGACCAGGTGGACGTACCGCCCGCGCTGAGCTCGCTCATCGGCACGTTGGGCCACTCGATCGAAGTGCTGGCGCGCCGGATGATCGCGGACTCCGACGCTCCCTCGGCGGCTGAGGTGCACCGCGAGCTACGCGCGGTCTCGGCGCGGGCGAAGCGTGAACTCGTGGCCGGCTCGGGTCTGACCGAGACGGTGATGCTCGCCCAGATCCGATCGATTCTGGTGGACCTGCTGCAGGTGGCGGGTCTGAGCAAGATCTCAGCCCTGGCTGCACTGCCGCCGACGGTGCGCACTCCTGCAGTGGCTCCAGAATTGTTGGAGGAGTGGCCGGACTCGCCGGATCGGCCCACTCCGATGATGCCGCCGCTCAGGGCGACACGAGCCTCCATGGCTCGGTATGACGGTAGAAAGAAGTCCTCTTGA